One window of Brevibacterium pigmentatum genomic DNA carries:
- a CDS encoding FAD-dependent oxidoreductase — MSKRIVIIGAGLAGTTTARELNARGQAVTVIDPQAGETCERPPLSKHLFDGSRHHLPYHLESTEHITFVRDRAEEITLAEAAAESRYTAETQRHPHPLENHHATAGAIHLASGESIDFTHCILATGMEANRPEVPAYPDALPVYDLGDAEWILERVNNATEALDVGVLGSGYLGMEVASSAVAAGHQATVYLRGGEPLRKQLSAPVRQALFDKHKAAGVEFVTHTASPDDIPADVHDLFITSVGARPRLIPIDGHRPAHAWDVDESLATSHPGVFAAGDCAIVIAGPYALDHPWACEPVAESHGKFLAELLGEGAGEPSNKGESDSESASGSGPEGGPKVWSDVPWHWSFQGPEKVFTAGLTSPDADDTLIRHDPSGSKFQVFHFDGPDLESRLVGVETFNWPPMQAAARRVLGGSNIPTRAQIADPDFDFKAHSRL; from the coding sequence CGGTGCGGGACTGGCCGGCACGACTACGGCGCGGGAGCTGAACGCGCGCGGTCAGGCCGTCACCGTCATCGACCCCCAGGCCGGCGAAACGTGTGAGCGGCCGCCGCTGTCGAAGCATCTTTTCGACGGATCCCGCCACCACCTGCCCTACCACCTCGAATCGACCGAGCACATCACCTTCGTTCGTGACCGGGCAGAAGAGATCACCCTCGCCGAGGCGGCCGCGGAGTCCCGCTACACCGCCGAGACCCAGCGACACCCCCATCCGCTTGAGAACCATCACGCCACCGCGGGCGCCATCCATCTGGCGTCGGGGGAGTCCATCGACTTCACCCACTGCATCCTCGCCACCGGGATGGAGGCGAACCGCCCCGAAGTCCCCGCCTACCCGGACGCCCTGCCGGTCTATGACCTCGGCGACGCCGAATGGATCCTCGAACGTGTGAACAACGCGACCGAGGCCCTCGACGTCGGGGTGCTGGGCTCCGGTTATCTCGGAATGGAGGTGGCTTCCTCGGCGGTGGCGGCCGGACACCAAGCCACGGTCTACCTGCGCGGGGGCGAGCCCCTGCGCAAGCAGCTCTCTGCTCCGGTGCGGCAGGCGCTGTTCGACAAACACAAGGCCGCCGGAGTCGAATTCGTCACCCACACCGCGAGCCCGGACGACATCCCGGCCGATGTTCACGACCTATTCATCACCAGCGTCGGCGCTCGCCCCAGGCTGATCCCGATCGACGGCCACCGCCCCGCTCATGCATGGGATGTGGATGAGAGTTTGGCAACATCCCATCCGGGTGTCTTCGCCGCCGGCGACTGTGCCATCGTCATCGCCGGACCCTATGCGCTCGACCATCCATGGGCCTGTGAACCGGTGGCTGAAAGTCACGGAAAGTTCCTCGCCGAGCTCCTCGGCGAGGGGGCGGGAGAGCCGTCGAACAAAGGCGAGAGCGACTCCGAATCCGCTTCAGGCAGTGGGCCGGAAGGGGGTCCGAAAGTCTGGTCGGACGTCCCCTGGCACTGGAGCTTCCAAGGCCCGGAGAAGGTGTTCACGGCGGGTCTGACGAGCCCTGACGCTGACGACACGCTCATCCGACACGACCCCAGCGGGTCGAAGTTCCAGGTCTTCCACTTCGATGGGCCTGACCTGGAGTCGAGGCTCGTCGGTGTCGAGACGTTCAACTGGCCGCCGATGCAGGCGGCAGCTCGACGGGTACTCGGCGGTAGCAATATTCCGACGCGGGCCCAAATCGCCGACCCAGACTTCGACTTCAAGGCTCACAGCCGACTGTGA
- a CDS encoding ABC transporter permease, which translates to MDMARLAAEHGLERVGGRPSLPQYVKQLLNRSDFTYTLAKYRMQSENERNRLGMAWVLLRPSFSALIYGTVFGFIMQGATARPPDFAPFVVIGVFILEFFNSSMNGGAKSIISNASLVQSLPFPRIVLPIAKVFQNLLDFIPTLIFMALIVIIFGARPDWDWFLFIPLVFLFWVFNQGVAFIFARATVHFRDLSQVTPFISRMIFYTSGVFFDLKVMVEKINPALQPFADWQPINNVLSIARGILMKDGVVPYDYFWHLAIWAFGIFIIGFVFFWQAEERFGRDE; encoded by the coding sequence ATGGATATGGCCAGGCTTGCTGCCGAGCACGGACTCGAGAGAGTGGGTGGACGGCCGTCTCTGCCCCAGTACGTCAAACAGCTTCTCAACCGAAGCGACTTCACTTACACGCTTGCGAAGTACCGGATGCAGTCCGAGAACGAGCGCAACCGCCTCGGCATGGCCTGGGTGCTGCTGCGTCCGTCGTTCTCGGCACTGATCTACGGCACGGTCTTCGGCTTCATCATGCAGGGCGCGACTGCTCGCCCGCCGGACTTCGCTCCATTCGTCGTCATCGGCGTCTTCATCCTCGAGTTCTTCAACAGCTCGATGAATGGCGGTGCGAAGTCGATCATCTCGAACGCGTCGCTCGTGCAGTCTCTGCCGTTCCCGCGCATAGTTCTGCCGATTGCCAAGGTGTTCCAGAACCTGCTCGACTTCATTCCCACGCTCATATTCATGGCGCTCATCGTCATCATCTTCGGTGCCAGGCCTGATTGGGACTGGTTCCTCTTCATCCCGCTGGTGTTCCTGTTCTGGGTCTTCAACCAGGGTGTGGCGTTCATCTTCGCCCGCGCAACGGTCCACTTCCGGGACCTGTCGCAGGTCACCCCGTTCATCTCCCGCATGATCTTCTACACCTCGGGTGTCTTCTTCGACCTCAAGGTCATGGTAGAAAAGATCAATCCCGCTCTCCAGCCCTTCGCCGATTGGCAGCCCATCAACAACGTGCTGTCCATCGCCCGCGGCATCCTCATGAAGGACGGGGTCGTTCCCTACGACTACTTCTGGCACCTGGCCATCTGGGCATTCGGCATCTTCATCATCGGCTTCGTGTTCTTCTGGCAGGCCGAGGAAAGGTTTGGTCGTGATGAGTGA
- a CDS encoding ABC transporter ATP-binding protein, with product MSDDNSFDTGSLPEVTKNNPPVVVCDNVHVRYKTLATGKKLKLGSKNVMGRKRELREVHALKGISFVAHKNESIGIIGSNGSGKSTLMRSITGLTPTSEGAIYATSRPNLLGVGAALIPDLSGARNIVLGSLALGLTRDEVDEKFDDIVEFTGLEDFIDLPMRTYSSGMSQRLKFAIATSVQHEILIVDEALNVGDKKFRDRSEGRIRAIRENAGTVFLVSHSMRTIKDTCNRALWIEKGELLADGPALEVIRQYQAFTRAEKAKEVEEEPG from the coding sequence ATGAGTGACGATAATTCGTTCGACACCGGCAGCCTCCCCGAGGTGACCAAGAACAATCCACCCGTCGTCGTCTGCGACAACGTCCACGTCCGCTACAAGACCCTGGCCACGGGCAAGAAGCTCAAGCTCGGCAGTAAGAACGTGATGGGGCGGAAGCGTGAGCTGCGAGAAGTCCACGCCCTCAAGGGCATCAGCTTCGTCGCACACAAGAACGAATCCATCGGCATCATCGGCAGCAACGGCTCCGGCAAGTCGACGCTCATGCGGTCGATCACCGGGCTGACCCCGACCTCCGAGGGCGCGATCTATGCGACGTCACGGCCGAACCTCCTCGGTGTCGGTGCCGCACTGATTCCGGATCTCTCCGGTGCTCGCAACATCGTTCTCGGTTCTCTGGCCCTGGGGCTCACCCGTGACGAGGTCGACGAGAAGTTCGACGACATCGTCGAGTTCACCGGGCTCGAGGACTTCATCGACCTGCCGATGCGCACGTACTCCTCGGGTATGTCCCAGCGTCTGAAGTTCGCGATTGCGACCTCGGTGCAGCACGAGATCCTCATCGTCGACGAGGCGCTCAACGTCGGTGACAAGAAGTTCCGTGACCGTTCCGAAGGCCGTATCCGTGCCATCCGTGAGAACGCCGGTACCGTCTTCCTCGTCTCGCACTCGATGCGCACGATCAAGGACACGTGCAATCGTGCGCTGTGGATCGAGAAGGGCGAGCTGCTCGCCGACGGCCCGGCGCTCGAAGTCATTCGCCAGTACCAGGCCTTCACCAGGGCCGAGAAGGCGAAGGAAGTCGAGGAAGAGCCGGGCTGA